In one Agrobacterium vitis genomic region, the following are encoded:
- a CDS encoding anti-sigma factor has protein sequence MSYDRKDIAHLADEYVLGLLEPTQAEEIENAMERDPELRAAVAASRDRFLPLDTSMAPRPVSEDLWKRIEASLPVQDNRLAKPNTHIANDNGSRRWKLAALTSLAASLLLVVGLVYSLTRTVEPLVVAVLVNEAGEVQAVVEDFGNDQASVRLLADFVVPRDKTIQVWTLPSRDVGPVPLGLLEGVRSARLHGPTLPKPRNDQLYELTLEQAGGSPTGRPTGPILAKGFARMPR, from the coding sequence ATGAGCTACGACCGCAAAGACATAGCGCATCTCGCCGACGAATATGTGCTGGGATTGCTCGAGCCAACGCAGGCGGAAGAAATCGAGAACGCCATGGAACGTGACCCTGAACTCAGGGCTGCCGTTGCTGCCAGTCGAGATCGTTTCCTGCCGCTCGATACGAGTATGGCTCCTCGACCCGTCAGCGAGGATCTCTGGAAGCGTATCGAGGCTTCCCTGCCAGTTCAGGACAACCGTCTCGCCAAACCAAACACACATATCGCAAACGATAATGGCTCTCGCCGCTGGAAGTTGGCTGCACTCACGTCGCTTGCCGCCTCGCTACTGCTCGTCGTCGGCCTCGTCTACAGCCTGACCAGAACGGTGGAGCCACTCGTCGTCGCCGTCCTCGTCAACGAGGCGGGAGAGGTTCAGGCGGTTGTCGAGGATTTCGGCAATGACCAGGCCTCCGTGCGGCTTCTGGCGGATTTCGTCGTTCCGCGTGACAAGACGATCCAGGTCTGGACCCTGCCCTCTCGCGATGTCGGGCCGGTCCCTCTCGGCCTGCTGGAAGGCGTGCGTTCCGCCCGCCTCCATGGGCCGACGCTGCCGAAGCCGCGCAACGATCAGCTTTATGAGTTGACGCTTGAGCAGGCAGGCGGTTCGCCGACCGGTCGTCCCACAGGACCGATACTTGCCAAGGGATTTGCCCGTATGCCGCGATGA
- a CDS encoding sigma-70 family RNA polymerase sigma factor gives MGSRPVNLDEALDGCAKGDRLALRHIFDQEAGKLIAVAQRIVRRRELAEEVVQDSFIRIWTHAYQYRSDSGSARGWIYAIVRNRALNLLRDGKREHSVEEVETLQDDQQTDEIMAAWHRLDRNSRLYDCLGTLEDTKRQGILMAYVGGYSHGEIAGRLRIPLGTTKSWIRRGLLALRECMA, from the coding sequence ATGGGCTCCAGGCCGGTTAATCTCGATGAGGCGCTTGATGGCTGCGCAAAGGGCGACCGCCTGGCATTGCGACACATCTTTGATCAGGAGGCGGGTAAGCTCATCGCGGTTGCCCAGCGCATCGTCAGACGTCGCGAGCTTGCTGAAGAGGTCGTGCAGGACTCTTTCATCCGTATATGGACGCATGCCTACCAGTACCGTTCTGATAGCGGTTCGGCGCGCGGCTGGATCTATGCCATCGTTCGAAACCGGGCGCTCAACCTGTTGCGTGATGGCAAGCGGGAACACTCCGTCGAGGAGGTTGAAACGCTTCAGGACGATCAGCAGACGGATGAAATCATGGCAGCATGGCATCGCCTGGATCGCAATTCACGTCTCTATGACTGTCTCGGTACGCTGGAAGATACCAAGCGCCAGGGAATTCTCATGGCCTATGTTGGCGGTTATTCCCATGGCGAAATTGCAGGCAGGCTGCGCATTCCGCTCGGCACCACCAAGTCGTGGATCAGGCGCGGGCTTCTGGCGTTGCGGGAGTGCATGGCATGA
- a CDS encoding DUF4394 domain-containing protein encodes MQTIRFALAASISVIATATSTFAAPVLALSGDKTLVIFDTEKPSVTKTMDVTGVDKLVGIDYRSGNKTVIGVTPDHRIVRINLETGAASEVAKMDKMLTMTDAPVVVDFNPMADRLRFMTGTTNHRVHPDTGAVTVDGVLAFEEGDMHKGETPNIVAAAYTNSIGKPEKTAMYNIDATIGALIQQTKPNDGTLKAIGKLGLKDKPATYAFDIQGMEGGKNTAYLVASKMLYTVNLETGAATEVGAISGLENEVRDIAVLPAT; translated from the coding sequence ATGCAGACCATTCGCTTTGCTTTAGCAGCCTCCATATCTGTCATTGCCACGGCAACATCGACCTTTGCGGCACCCGTTCTGGCATTGAGCGGCGACAAGACACTCGTGATTTTCGATACGGAAAAACCTTCCGTGACAAAGACGATGGATGTTACGGGCGTCGATAAGCTCGTCGGCATCGATTATCGCTCTGGCAACAAGACGGTCATTGGCGTAACGCCGGACCACCGTATTGTCAGAATCAACCTGGAGACGGGCGCTGCAAGCGAAGTGGCGAAGATGGACAAGATGCTGACCATGACTGACGCGCCCGTCGTGGTCGATTTCAACCCGATGGCAGACCGCCTGCGCTTCATGACCGGCACCACCAACCACCGCGTTCACCCCGATACGGGTGCCGTGACGGTTGACGGCGTGCTCGCTTTCGAAGAGGGCGATATGCATAAGGGCGAGACTCCGAACATCGTCGCAGCCGCCTATACCAATTCCATCGGCAAGCCGGAAAAGACTGCGATGTACAATATCGACGCCACTATCGGAGCGTTGATCCAGCAGACAAAGCCGAATGACGGCACACTGAAAGCCATCGGCAAGCTTGGCCTGAAAGACAAGCCCGCGACCTATGCCTTCGACATTCAAGGAATGGAGGGCGGCAAGAACACGGCCTATCTGGTGGCAAGCAAGATGCTTTACACCGTCAATCTCGAAACGGGCGCAGCGACCGAAGTCGGCGCGATCTCTGGTCTGGAAAATGAGGTGCGGGACATCGCAGTCCTGCCAGCGACCTGA
- a CDS encoding IS30 family transposase, with translation MKRTYSHIDLDERRKIARWRMAGQSIEMIAETLGRHRSTIFREIKRNTFIDEVVPDLNGYYCVTAHDMACERRAKLRKLARFANVRQSVIDRIMHGWSPQQIAGRMRLEQHPIFVSHETIYKFAYSADDHAIKLWRHLPEHRAKRRPRHARRKHGQRFSPELNILHRPDVVAERKQFGHWECDLIQFRKKFGKANVTSLVERVSRFTILLRNNDRQSRPVMDGIIQALRSLPHLARRSMTFDRGTEFTDWPYLQAGIGTQTWFCDPQSPWQKGTVENTNRRARKWLSRDVDPLSVADTDLIEICNRLNQTPRKCLGYRTPAEVFRKKLLAQMRHAS, from the coding sequence ATGAAACGCACCTACTCCCATATCGACTTGGACGAACGTCGCAAGATCGCTCGCTGGCGTATGGCGGGCCAGAGTATTGAGATGATCGCCGAGACACTCGGTCGTCATCGCTCGACGATCTTTCGTGAAATCAAGCGGAATACGTTCATCGATGAGGTGGTCCCGGACCTGAATGGCTATTATTGCGTCACGGCGCATGACATGGCTTGCGAACGGCGCGCCAAGCTGCGGAAGCTGGCGCGCTTTGCGAATGTGAGGCAGTCCGTGATCGACCGGATCATGCATGGTTGGTCGCCCCAGCAGATCGCCGGTCGCATGCGGCTGGAACAGCATCCGATCTTTGTCAGCCACGAGACAATTTACAAGTTCGCATACTCGGCCGACGATCATGCCATCAAGCTGTGGCGTCACCTGCCGGAGCATCGAGCTAAGCGACGACCACGACATGCAAGACGCAAGCATGGTCAACGCTTTAGTCCGGAACTCAACATTCTGCATCGTCCAGATGTCGTTGCTGAACGCAAGCAGTTCGGGCATTGGGAATGCGATCTGATTCAGTTCCGGAAGAAGTTCGGCAAGGCCAACGTAACATCGCTCGTTGAGCGGGTGAGCCGCTTTACGATCTTGTTGCGCAACAATGATCGCCAGTCCCGCCCGGTCATGGATGGCATCATCCAGGCGCTGAGGAGCCTCCCTCACCTCGCCCGCCGATCAATGACATTCGACCGAGGCACAGAATTCACTGATTGGCCGTACCTTCAGGCTGGTATAGGCACGCAAACATGGTTTTGTGACCCTCAGTCGCCCTGGCAGAAAGGAACGGTCGAAAATACAAACAGGCGAGCGCGAAAATGGCTTTCCAGGGACGTCGATCCCTTGTCCGTAGCCGACACCGATCTGATTGAGATCTGCAATCGACTCAATCAGACACCGCGTAAATGCCTCGGCTACCGAACGCCGGCTGAGGTCTTCCGCAAGAAACTGCTCGCGCAGATGCGACATGCCAGCTAG
- a CDS encoding 3'-5' exonuclease produces the protein MVRSPGNVHIQTWFSLLIEHGIKPFQGRLFEWDVAGMLLDSKRSGLRYKNAKGFPVYWGEDKFQRYYFDRRNRVYSDKLAKLVIRCNKEAAGAVFERFSRIYPFIFVDEVQDLAGYDLDILVALFKTPSHVVLVGNPRQVTYLTHLEARHEKYRNGGIENFIRERLPKKVTCEIDTASLATSHRNSAAICALSSKLYPAMAATAACDCDHCRQPVPDDAGLHIVRRKDLPSYLKTGKPVQLRWSSSIKVAAADLPTLTFGRSKGLGFDRVVIYPTEKMMSWLEDPKDQLEGEARAKLYVALTRARYVVAIVHDLPEGKSFPGFSVFEQ, from the coding sequence ATGGTTCGGTCCCCCGGCAATGTGCACATTCAGACATGGTTCAGCCTGCTGATCGAGCACGGCATCAAACCATTTCAGGGCAGGCTTTTCGAGTGGGATGTCGCCGGCATGCTGCTCGATTCCAAACGGTCGGGATTACGCTACAAGAACGCAAAAGGTTTCCCCGTCTATTGGGGAGAGGATAAGTTCCAACGCTACTATTTCGATCGCCGCAATCGCGTCTATTCCGACAAACTTGCGAAGCTGGTCATCCGGTGCAACAAGGAGGCCGCCGGCGCAGTGTTCGAGCGGTTCTCACGCATCTACCCGTTCATTTTCGTTGACGAAGTGCAGGATCTTGCTGGCTACGATCTCGATATCCTTGTGGCCTTGTTCAAAACACCTTCCCATGTCGTGCTCGTAGGGAACCCGAGGCAGGTCACCTATCTCACCCATCTAGAAGCCCGTCACGAGAAATATAGGAACGGCGGTATCGAAAACTTCATTCGCGAAAGACTGCCTAAAAAGGTGACCTGCGAGATTGATACGGCGAGCCTTGCCACATCGCACCGCAATAGCGCTGCTATTTGTGCGCTGTCCTCGAAACTCTATCCTGCCATGGCAGCGACCGCTGCATGCGACTGCGACCATTGCCGCCAGCCGGTCCCTGATGATGCAGGACTTCATATCGTCAGGCGCAAGGACCTGCCTAGCTATCTCAAAACGGGTAAGCCGGTGCAGCTTCGATGGAGTTCCAGCATCAAGGTCGCGGCGGCCGATCTACCGACGCTTACGTTCGGACGATCTAAAGGCCTCGGTTTTGACCGCGTCGTTATCTATCCCACGGAAAAGATGATGTCGTGGCTGGAAGACCCAAAGGACCAATTGGAAGGAGAAGCGCGTGCCAAGCTGTACGTCGCCTTGACGAGGGCACGCTATGTCGTTGCTATCGTCCATGACCTTCCGGAGGGCAAGTCATTTCCTGGATTTTCAGTATTCGAGCAGTGA
- a CDS encoding DUF6088 family protein — MTKLQELKKHLRSGKVYRREDLAQWSSSVDRHLQQLLAEGYLNKLSTGVYHRPKQTAFGKAPAEDDALVEAFLKDDRYLVTSPNAYNSLGVGATQLYNKTVVYNHKRHGNFMLGGREFEFRRKPAFPKTLTKEFLLVDLVNNLDQLAEDRDQVLARVKERALQGNRAALTRAAKEYGVVRTRKFFNNLAADTHAS, encoded by the coding sequence ATGACGAAGTTACAGGAATTGAAAAAGCATCTGCGGTCCGGCAAGGTCTACCGTAGGGAGGACCTCGCCCAATGGTCGTCGTCTGTCGATCGGCATCTTCAGCAGCTGCTGGCAGAAGGATACCTGAACAAGTTATCGACCGGCGTCTATCACCGACCGAAGCAGACCGCGTTCGGCAAAGCCCCCGCCGAGGATGACGCGCTCGTCGAGGCTTTCCTGAAGGATGACCGTTACCTCGTCACCTCGCCCAATGCCTATAATAGCCTCGGTGTCGGCGCGACGCAGCTCTATAACAAGACCGTCGTCTATAACCATAAGCGCCACGGCAACTTCATGCTGGGCGGCCGAGAGTTCGAGTTCCGCAGAAAGCCAGCCTTTCCCAAAACCCTGACCAAAGAATTCCTACTGGTCGATCTGGTCAACAATCTCGACCAGCTGGCCGAGGACCGAGATCAGGTGCTGGCTCGCGTGAAGGAACGTGCCCTGCAAGGCAATCGCGCCGCCCTCACCCGTGCCGCTAAGGAATACGGCGTGGTGCGCACGCGGAAATTTTTCAACAACCTCGCCGCAGATACGCATGCCAGCTGA
- a CDS encoding nucleotidyl transferase AbiEii/AbiGii toxin family protein, translating into MPADFLHRHKDFASLLRIVADQMKVQPVLVEKDYWIMHCLYGLQQLEMAFELKGGTSLSKGYRIINRFSEDIDIRIEPPKAMEVKTGPNHDKAAHRESRKAFYDWLAEKITIDGIQKIERDTEFDNETYRSGGIRLYYPETTGAKSDLKDGVLLEAGFDTVAPNINKDISSWAYDYAASRVDLIDNRAMAVPCYEPGYTLVEKLQTISTKYRKQQETGQFPANFLRHYYDVYCLLNQPDVQAFLGSDAYVAHKQTRFPKADNQDISSNPAFSLSDPETFGLYERAYERTSSLYYHGRPSLKEILASITFYAARL; encoded by the coding sequence ATGCCAGCTGATTTCCTCCATAGGCACAAGGATTTTGCTTCCCTGCTGCGCATCGTCGCTGACCAAATGAAAGTGCAGCCGGTGCTGGTCGAAAAAGACTATTGGATCATGCACTGCCTGTACGGACTGCAGCAGTTGGAGATGGCATTCGAGCTGAAGGGCGGCACCTCGCTCTCGAAAGGATACCGCATCATCAACCGCTTCTCGGAGGATATCGATATCCGTATCGAGCCGCCGAAGGCGATGGAGGTAAAAACCGGCCCCAATCACGACAAGGCGGCGCATCGTGAAAGCCGGAAGGCCTTCTATGACTGGCTGGCCGAGAAAATCACGATCGACGGAATCCAAAAGATCGAGCGCGATACCGAATTCGACAACGAGACGTATCGCAGCGGCGGCATCCGCCTCTACTACCCCGAGACGACCGGCGCCAAATCGGATCTCAAGGACGGCGTGTTGCTCGAAGCCGGCTTCGACACGGTGGCTCCCAATATCAACAAGGATATCAGCTCTTGGGCCTATGATTACGCTGCATCGCGTGTCGACCTGATCGATAATCGCGCAATGGCCGTTCCCTGCTACGAGCCCGGCTACACACTGGTCGAGAAGCTCCAGACCATCTCCACCAAATATCGCAAACAGCAGGAAACCGGCCAGTTCCCCGCCAATTTCCTCCGGCATTATTACGACGTCTACTGCCTGCTTAACCAACCGGACGTGCAAGCTTTCCTCGGCTCGGACGCGTATGTTGCCCACAAGCAAACGCGCTTCCCCAAGGCCGACAATCAGGACATCAGCAGCAATCCCGCGTTCAGCCTTTCCGACCCAGAGACGTTCGGACTTTACGAGCGCGCATACGAGCGGACGTCGTCGCTCTATTATCACGGCAGGCCCAGCCTGAAAGAAATCCTCGCCAGCATCACCTTCTACGCCGCGCGCCTCTGA
- a CDS encoding DUF2958 domain-containing protein yields the protein MVASSNRSGATTTRSTSSRWSTRWSNATWLLTEIDPDKPDPAFGLRYLGMGLPELGSVSMIELTSVAGPSGLRVERDLHFTPKKTLSAYASEAATLSRINA from the coding sequence ATGGTCGCCAGCAGCAACCGGTCCGGCGCAACGACGACGAGATCGACTTCGAGCCGGTGGTCAACGCGATGGAGCAATGCCACCTGGCTGTTGACGGAGATCGATCCGGACAAACCGGACCCGGCCTTCGGCCTGCGCTATCTCGGCATGGGCCTTCCCGAGCTGGGATCGGTCAGCATGATCGAGTTGACCAGCGTGGCAGGTCCGTCCGGGCTGAGGGTCGAACGTGACCTGCATTTCACGCCGAAGAAGACCTTGTCGGCGTATGCGAGCGAAGCAGCGACCCTTTCGCGGATCAATGCCTAG